The following proteins are co-located in the Gigantopelta aegis isolate Gae_Host chromosome 5, Gae_host_genome, whole genome shotgun sequence genome:
- the LOC121373167 gene encoding somatostatin receptor type 5-like: protein MAINETAGTFDEIEDMDSIFNSTNASTGINSWIYFRSPSTSSLVSNLIVSILGLGGNCLVFALLRDVKFSLLSYPIYLRFLAVSDSSVLIIYGVHKSLRYFHMFHVIGNHDSVCGLWMFMRRTVTVLSPWLVVGLTVDRFYCVVFPLKRDRVCTRRKATIVCSCLAALSGVLTLPLVLDVKTVKGLNTQCYVKDQYMAYYYFVRLVLTSILPCLLILIFNIVIGMHIQRSATFQKRFTSSTNSANTETKLDKSLRPLMLISILAFVTIVPLAITDCILAIQLITKSGFETIVILVKLWPMFNILYLINFGQNLYILMASSANYRKIMKDKLTCRDRKSSRQRNKVRVSRFPWHVSEPTNFGTDESEFSTRLSAATSITSDNAPAKDSEDRSKHVKAKTN, encoded by the coding sequence ATGGCTATAAATGAAACAGCTGGtacatttgatgaaattgaagATATGGACTCTATCTTTAACTCGACGAATGCAAGCACAGGAATAAATTCCTGGATTTACTTCCGAAGTCCAAGCACTTCTTCTTTGGTCAGCAACTTGATTGTCAGCATATTAGGTCTAGGGGGGAACTGTTTGGTGTTTGCTTTACTGAGAGACGTCAAGTTTTCCTTGCTCTCCTACCCAATATATTTGAGATTTCTGGCTGTGTCGGATAGttctgttttaattatatatggcgTACACAAGTCGCTGAGATACTTTCACATGTTTCATGTTATCGGGAACCATGACTCTGTCTGTGGTTTATGGATGTTTATGAGGAGGACAGTGACGGTCCTATCCCCATGGCTGGTGGTTGGACTGACGGTGGATCGGTTCTACTGCGTTGTTTTCCCGCTGAAACGTGACAGAGTCTGCACTCGAAGAAAGGCCACGATCGTCTGCTCGTGTCTGGCTGCTTTGTCAGGCGTGCTGACGCTCCCGCTAGTGCTTGACGTGAAGACAGTAAAAGGCTTAAACACACAATGCTATGTGAAAGATCAATATATGGCCTATTATTATTTCGTACGTCTAGTTCTCACCTCAATCCTCCCCTGCCTCTTGATTCTCATCTTCAACATTGTGATTGGAATGCACATCCAGCGCAGCGCCACGTTCCAGAAGAGATTCACCTCATCGACGAACTCTGCAAACACTGAGACGAAGCTGGACAAGTCGCTTCGTCCTCTTATGCTCATCTCCATTTTGGCTTTCGTCACAATTGTCCCTTTGGCTATCACAGATTGTATCCTTGCGATCCAGTTGATAACCAAATCGGGTTTTGAAACCATCGTGATCCTGGTTAAATTGTGGCCAATGTTCAACATTTTATACCTGATCAATTTTGGACAGAATCTGTACATCCTGATGGCCAGTTCAGCTAACTACAGGAAGATCATGAAGGACAAGCTGACGTGCAGGGACAGGAAGTCCTCCAGACAGAGAAACAAGGTGAGGGTGTCACGATTTCCATGGCACGTTTCTGAACCCACCAATTTCGGAACAGATGAATCAGAATTCAGTACCAGACTGTCTGCGGCAACCAGCATCACGTCAGATAACGCTCCTGCTAAGGATTCCGAAGATCGTTCAAAACATGTCAAAGCAAAAACTAACTAA